The Synergistaceae bacterium genome has a window encoding:
- a CDS encoding TlyA family RNA methyltransferase, with product MKSTKKERIDRVIASRGLAESRTAARGLVMAGKVFVSGVRVDKAGTLVAEDSLIEIKRESVEWVSRGALKLVKALDVFRVDPKNRICVDIGASTGGFTQVLLARGASRVYSVDVGYGQLAWSLRNDERVVVMERKNARDLRPSDFDGTPEIAVVDASFISLRLLLPVMNSFLPSAGEAVALVKPQFEIGRGRVGKGGRVRSKEDHVEVLDGMTSFCDKKLALKPSGLAFSPITGAKGNIEYLLYLRKTGDSVPTTLSSREVVEEAHAFFSEEREERREP from the coding sequence TTGAAGAGCACCAAAAAAGAGCGCATAGACAGGGTCATAGCGTCAAGAGGGCTCGCTGAATCCAGGACGGCCGCCCGAGGCCTTGTCATGGCCGGGAAGGTCTTTGTCTCCGGAGTACGGGTGGACAAAGCCGGCACGCTCGTAGCAGAGGACTCCTTGATAGAGATAAAAAGGGAGTCCGTCGAGTGGGTGAGCCGCGGCGCCCTCAAGCTGGTAAAAGCGCTGGACGTCTTCCGCGTGGACCCGAAGAACAGAATATGCGTCGATATCGGAGCGTCCACCGGAGGCTTTACGCAGGTCCTGCTTGCGAGGGGCGCCTCCAGGGTCTATTCGGTCGACGTGGGATACGGCCAGCTCGCATGGTCCCTCAGGAACGACGAGAGAGTAGTGGTGATGGAGAGGAAAAACGCCAGGGACCTTCGCCCATCGGACTTTGACGGCACGCCCGAAATCGCCGTGGTGGACGCGTCCTTCATCTCTCTCCGCCTGCTTCTTCCCGTGATGAACTCCTTCCTCCCGAGCGCCGGTGAAGCGGTGGCGCTTGTAAAACCTCAGTTCGAGATTGGCAGGGGAAGGGTGGGCAAGGGGGGAAGAGTGCGCTCGAAGGAGGACCACGTCGAAGTTCTGGACGGTATGACATCCTTCTGCGACAAGAAGCTAGCGCTAAAGCCCTCGGGGCTCGCCTTCTCACCCATAACCGGCGCGAAGGGGAATATCGAATACCTGCTTTATCTAAGAAAGACCGGCGATAGCGTCCCTACCACCCTCTCGTCAAGAGAGGTGGTGGAGGAGGCGCACGCCTTCTTTTCCGAAGAACGCGAAGAACGGAGAGAGCCATGA
- a CDS encoding NAD(+)/NADH kinase, protein MKHPCIGMLVNTRKPGALKMANTLLHWGNENGVQFLLPPHEASVIGVQGLSDEEWKERVDIALVIGGDGTFLRAARYVLGSPVLLYGINLGHLGFLASGKAEEAIDDIECILKEEYSVQTHKVLDGTVSRDGHETYSLYALNDLVLAKGALARVMHIEVHIGDKLLSTIPADGLIVATPTGSTAYALSAGGPIIPPHVPCMLIVPICAHTLYSRPVVAGEDDTITLIPRGNHRDLLLTQDGQLGYEILPGDRIDISLSRSHKIDVIILPSRNYFDLLQEKLRWGQGIVTFEKE, encoded by the coding sequence ATGAAGCACCCTTGCATTGGAATGCTCGTCAACACAAGGAAGCCCGGCGCGTTGAAGATGGCGAACACGCTCCTTCACTGGGGCAACGAGAACGGCGTCCAATTCCTGCTTCCTCCGCACGAGGCCTCGGTAATAGGAGTTCAAGGGCTGAGCGACGAGGAGTGGAAAGAGAGGGTCGACATCGCCCTTGTCATAGGCGGCGACGGGACCTTCCTGCGCGCGGCGCGATACGTGCTTGGGTCGCCGGTGCTTCTCTACGGAATAAACCTGGGACACCTGGGTTTTCTTGCATCGGGCAAAGCAGAGGAGGCGATCGACGACATCGAGTGCATCCTCAAGGAAGAGTACTCGGTTCAGACGCATAAAGTCCTCGATGGAACCGTCTCGAGGGACGGTCACGAGACCTACTCCCTGTACGCCCTGAACGACCTGGTACTGGCAAAAGGGGCTCTCGCAAGGGTAATGCATATAGAGGTCCATATCGGCGACAAGCTTTTGAGCACGATCCCGGCGGACGGTCTGATCGTCGCCACGCCGACCGGCTCAACGGCATACGCCCTCTCCGCGGGCGGCCCCATAATCCCTCCCCACGTACCTTGTATGCTGATAGTGCCGATATGTGCCCACACCCTCTATTCACGGCCAGTCGTAGCGGGGGAGGACGACACGATAACCTTGATACCGCGCGGAAACCACAGGGACCTCCTGCTGACTCAGGACGGACAGCTCGGGTATGAAATCTTGCCTGGAGACCGCATTGATATCTCTCTTAGCCGATCTCACAAGATCGACGTGATCATCCTGCCTTCCCGTAATTACTTCGACCTGCTGCAGGAGAAACTGCGCTGGGGCCAGGGCATCGTCACCTTCGAGAAGGAGTGA
- a CDS encoding AAA family ATPase, producing the protein MLEEVSIKNVGGISRACMSFEPGFTAITGESGAGKSSLVRALELIGGGRSQAVFIRSGENEASVEGVFIEKENDQNEALTTARRILSKTGRNRCYYQQERVPFSAFSKLMNDRMRIQSQFAQMELLNPKRQLDIVDFCGGEEIERIRLALKDSFDEALQCDRELRTLKAKENEQKLRFQDAEAIVDAIRPLDIFPGCDILWEKELEEKSHSALQAAKVRGILLELTGGAAGEGLLARLESLGLELIRRLSLNRTDDDARFNEGISSFHSFFDSIRSKVSDLSPEAIELELGALEKKLGILRKAKRAAGTRTAEELISWTSEAENAILWLREASTLSSALVDRAKRLRRQTSSLAMELRGLRQSAAGLLESSVNRHLKDLGMAESIFFARVIPLNRIRSDGADDVSFTLSSSGAPETPVDKSASGGELSRILLALQLSLPEETLPPTLVFDEVEAGLGGRAALLAGYKLLALSKKTQVLLVTHEATIAALADCHYHVHKGKEEIEIKRLEKEERIIELARMLSGDSDLPEAREHAERLLLSARIETPF; encoded by the coding sequence TTGTTAGAAGAGGTCTCGATAAAAAATGTAGGAGGCATCTCCCGTGCCTGCATGTCCTTCGAGCCGGGCTTCACGGCGATCACGGGCGAGAGCGGCGCGGGAAAGAGCAGCCTGGTCAGGGCCCTGGAGCTCATCGGGGGCGGCAGGAGCCAGGCCGTATTCATACGATCCGGGGAGAACGAGGCATCGGTGGAGGGCGTCTTCATCGAAAAAGAGAATGATCAAAACGAGGCGTTGACGACGGCTCGCAGGATCCTGTCAAAGACCGGCCGAAACCGCTGTTACTACCAGCAGGAGAGAGTGCCTTTCTCCGCCTTCTCCAAGCTGATGAACGACAGGATGAGAATACAGAGCCAGTTCGCGCAGATGGAGCTGCTGAATCCCAAGAGACAGCTGGACATAGTGGACTTCTGCGGAGGCGAAGAGATCGAGCGGATACGGCTCGCCCTCAAGGACTCATTCGATGAAGCCCTTCAGTGCGACAGGGAACTGAGGACGTTGAAAGCAAAGGAGAATGAGCAGAAACTGCGGTTTCAAGACGCGGAGGCGATAGTGGACGCGATCCGGCCGCTCGACATCTTCCCCGGCTGCGATATCCTGTGGGAGAAGGAGCTTGAGGAAAAGAGCCACTCCGCCCTGCAAGCTGCGAAGGTAAGAGGAATACTCCTGGAGCTGACGGGAGGCGCCGCAGGCGAAGGATTGCTCGCGAGGCTGGAGTCCCTCGGCCTTGAACTGATCCGGCGCCTCTCCCTGAACAGGACGGATGACGACGCTCGCTTCAACGAGGGAATTTCCTCCTTCCACTCCTTTTTCGATTCCATCCGGTCAAAGGTATCCGACTTGTCGCCCGAGGCGATCGAACTGGAACTGGGAGCGCTGGAGAAAAAGCTAGGCATCCTGAGAAAGGCCAAGCGAGCCGCAGGGACTAGAACCGCCGAGGAGCTGATCTCATGGACCTCGGAGGCCGAGAATGCGATCCTATGGCTAAGAGAGGCCTCCACCCTATCCTCTGCCCTCGTGGACCGGGCTAAAAGGCTTAGGCGCCAAACGAGTTCTTTGGCCATGGAACTCAGGGGGCTTCGCCAGAGCGCGGCCGGTCTGCTCGAATCATCGGTGAACAGGCACTTGAAGGACTTGGGCATGGCGGAAAGCATCTTTTTCGCCCGGGTCATACCCCTGAACAGGATCAGGAGCGACGGGGCCGACGATGTGTCCTTCACTCTGTCGTCAAGCGGCGCCCCGGAGACCCCGGTCGACAAGTCCGCCTCGGGAGGAGAGTTGAGCCGGATCCTGCTGGCTCTGCAACTCTCCCTTCCGGAGGAGACTCTTCCCCCTACGCTGGTCTTCGACGAAGTGGAGGCCGGTCTCGGGGGGAGAGCGGCTCTGCTCGCCGGCTACAAGCTTCTTGCCCTGTCGAAAAAAACCCAGGTCCTCCTGGTAACCCACGAGGCGACGATCGCGGCCCTTGCGGACTGTCATTATCACGTGCACAAGGGTAAAGAGGAGATCGAGATCAAAAGACTGGAAAAGGAAGAGCGAATTATCGAGCTCGCCCGGATGCTTTCAGGGGACTCCGACCTTCCGGAGGCGCGCGAACATGCGGAGCGACTTCTGCTGTCGGCTCGCATCGAAACACCCTTCTGA
- the rplU gene encoding 50S ribosomal protein L21: MYMIVETCGKQYKVQEGDLLKVESLGLEEGANVVFDKVLLVGKDDATVVGAPYVEGASVSASVKQNGRDPKIIVFKYKSKKNYRRKKGHRQHFSEIRIDSLNFGG, from the coding sequence ATGTACATGATAGTTGAAACCTGCGGCAAGCAGTACAAAGTCCAGGAGGGCGACCTGCTCAAGGTCGAATCGCTTGGACTCGAGGAGGGCGCCAATGTAGTCTTCGACAAGGTGCTGCTGGTAGGTAAGGATGACGCGACCGTTGTAGGCGCTCCTTACGTGGAGGGGGCATCCGTGAGCGCGTCGGTAAAGCAGAACGGCAGAGATCCGAAGATTATAGTCTTCAAATACAAGAGCAAGAAAAACTACAGGCGTAAAAAGGGTCACAGGCAGCATTTCTCCGAGATTCGCATCGATTCCCTCAACTTCGGAGGATAG
- a CDS encoding ribosomal-processing cysteine protease Prp has product MTEITVVYDGRRPIALDAKGHSGYAEKGGDIVCAGVSVLLQTLLYGFEQVLTSNSFKSFVDKRETVMSMDWRFTPLNESSLLVEAIIGSLKNIARDYPEHVRILEVQVNEQDF; this is encoded by the coding sequence TTGACGGAGATCACCGTCGTTTACGACGGAAGGCGGCCGATTGCCCTTGATGCGAAGGGGCACTCGGGTTACGCCGAAAAGGGTGGAGACATAGTATGCGCCGGCGTCTCCGTTCTGTTGCAGACCCTTCTTTACGGCTTCGAACAGGTTCTGACATCGAATAGCTTCAAGTCGTTCGTGGATAAGAGAGAGACCGTCATGTCAATGGACTGGAGGTTTACTCCATTGAATGAATCGAGCCTGCTCGTGGAGGCTATAATCGGTTCGCTGAAGAATATCGCCCGGGATTATCCGGAGCATGTCCGAATTTTGGAGGTACAAGTGAATGAACAGGACTTTTGA
- the rpmA gene encoding 50S ribosomal protein L27: MNRTFDLQFFAHKKGQGSSANGRDSDGKRLGIKIYAGQTVRAGNILVRQRGTRIHPGKNVGLGRDYTIFAKCPGRVLYETKGRKKVVSVVMDAAE, translated from the coding sequence ATGAACAGGACTTTTGACCTGCAGTTCTTCGCCCACAAAAAGGGTCAGGGCAGCAGCGCAAACGGCAGAGACAGCGATGGGAAGAGGCTCGGAATAAAGATCTACGCGGGCCAGACGGTCAGGGCAGGCAATATCCTTGTGCGCCAGAGAGGCACTAGGATCCACCCGGGGAAAAATGTAGGACTCGGGAGGGACTACACGATCTTCGCCAAATGCCCGGGAAGAGTGCTGTACGAGACCAAGGGAAGAAAGAAAGTCGTTTCGGTCGTAATGGATGCGGCTGAATAG
- the obgE gene encoding GTPase ObgE encodes MKFVDFAKISVRGGRGGDGCLSFRREKFVPKGGPDGGDGGRGGDVVLLATAGSLTLADFDYKKLFQGGNGESGKGSMKTGKAGKDTIVNVPCGTIVYDEDTGEMTADLVEPGDRVIVAKGGRPGRGNAHFANSVRKAPRFAERGDDGEEFSLLLELKLIADVALVGIPNAGKSSLLSAISSARPKIAGYPFTTLSPNLGVLSVDDQKIVIADVPGLIEGAHQNRGLGILFLRHVERTRFLVHVLDLASGTPDEIIEQWRVIRKEFEEYSDLEKDENTDLLFRDDLRERPYIVLGNKLDLDAARENDAKVRSFFAGENLPYYSASALTGENIQEFIQVIADFARETARHEGPTRLVPLKTETRDLPVKRGRLRPVSIIRLEDGSGFRVVHSNLEKTVSRYNFDHEDALPRFARLVKKFQIEEKLEEMGAVKGDKVYIGDIEFDFEPDMAFATKSGNR; translated from the coding sequence ATGAAATTTGTGGACTTTGCTAAAATTTCCGTCCGTGGAGGACGAGGAGGCGACGGATGCCTCAGCTTCCGACGGGAGAAGTTCGTCCCCAAGGGGGGGCCTGACGGCGGCGACGGGGGAAGAGGCGGCGACGTTGTTCTTCTGGCGACCGCGGGTTCCCTCACACTCGCCGATTTCGACTACAAAAAGCTCTTCCAGGGGGGCAACGGGGAGTCCGGCAAGGGCAGTATGAAGACGGGGAAGGCGGGCAAGGATACCATCGTGAATGTCCCCTGCGGCACGATCGTCTACGACGAGGATACCGGTGAAATGACAGCGGACCTCGTCGAGCCTGGAGACAGGGTGATTGTGGCCAAGGGAGGGCGCCCCGGAAGGGGAAACGCTCATTTCGCGAACTCCGTCAGAAAGGCGCCCCGTTTCGCGGAGAGAGGCGACGATGGCGAGGAATTTTCCCTGCTCCTGGAGCTGAAGCTGATAGCCGACGTCGCCCTGGTCGGCATTCCCAACGCCGGGAAATCCAGCCTTCTCTCGGCAATATCTTCCGCGCGCCCCAAGATCGCCGGGTACCCCTTCACGACCCTGTCGCCCAATCTCGGCGTTCTTTCCGTGGACGACCAAAAGATCGTGATCGCGGACGTTCCCGGGCTGATAGAGGGAGCTCACCAGAATCGGGGACTGGGCATTCTATTTCTCAGGCACGTCGAGCGAACTCGTTTTCTCGTGCACGTCCTTGACCTCGCCTCCGGCACGCCCGACGAGATAATAGAGCAGTGGCGGGTGATAAGAAAGGAATTCGAGGAATACTCCGATCTGGAAAAAGATGAAAACACCGACCTGCTGTTTCGAGACGACCTCCGGGAACGGCCGTATATAGTGCTTGGGAACAAGCTGGATCTGGATGCAGCCCGAGAGAACGATGCCAAGGTCAGATCATTTTTTGCCGGAGAGAATCTTCCATACTACTCGGCAAGCGCCCTGACCGGAGAGAATATCCAGGAGTTCATACAGGTCATAGCCGATTTCGCCAGGGAGACCGCGCGACACGAGGGACCGACCAGGCTAGTACCGTTGAAGACCGAGACGAGGGATCTGCCCGTAAAGAGAGGACGCCTGCGTCCCGTGTCCATAATCAGGCTTGAGGACGGCTCCGGATTCCGCGTGGTGCACTCAAACCTTGAAAAAACAGTCTCCCGTTACAACTTCGACCATGAAGACGCGCTGCCGAGGTTCGCCCGGCTGGTGAAAAAGTTCCAGATAGAGGAGAAACTTGAGGAAATGGGCGCCGTAAAAGGTGATAAAGTCTATATAGGTGACATAGAATTCGATTTCGAACCCGACATGGCTTTCGCGACCAAGTCGGGCAATAGGTGA
- a CDS encoding nicotinate-nucleotide adenylyltransferase, with protein sequence MGGTFDPIHFGHLLAAEESRTMVGLDEVIFVPAGDPAHKRLRRVAPSESRFVMTLLATLGNPDFTPSRIEIDRHEPSHTVDTLREMQHWYSPDEVVFYFITGLDAVINITTWKEYAELPELCKIVAVNRPGYAKKELDALPQELKNAIIPLEIPLLSISSTEIRRRVEEGRSVKYLLPEAVEQYILKNGLYRKNSRRTGR encoded by the coding sequence ATGGGGGGCACTTTTGATCCAATCCACTTCGGGCATCTCCTCGCGGCGGAGGAGAGCAGGACGATGGTGGGGTTGGACGAGGTGATCTTTGTCCCGGCGGGAGATCCGGCTCACAAGAGGCTTCGCAGGGTCGCACCCAGCGAGAGCAGGTTTGTGATGACACTCTTGGCGACTCTCGGAAATCCGGATTTCACCCCGTCAAGAATCGAGATCGACAGGCACGAACCCAGTCATACGGTGGACACTCTTCGTGAGATGCAACACTGGTACTCTCCCGACGAGGTGGTCTTCTATTTCATCACGGGACTGGACGCAGTGATCAACATAACCACTTGGAAAGAATATGCCGAGCTCCCTGAACTGTGCAAAATCGTGGCGGTGAACAGGCCGGGTTATGCGAAAAAGGAGTTGGACGCACTTCCCCAAGAGCTGAAAAATGCGATCATCCCTCTGGAGATTCCTCTACTGTCCATCTCGAGCACGGAGATACGAAGGCGAGTAGAGGAGGGGAGAAGCGTAAAATACCTCCTCCCTGAAGCGGTGGAGCAGTACATCTTGAAAAACGGGCTCTACCGGAAGAACAGCAGGAGGACCGGGAGATGA
- a CDS encoding LCP family protein, whose product MKILRIAAIVLVIIGSALAGAAFKVKTFVEPKPQTIKESISFAEESGTINILLIGIDEVDGGRRADAIAFTTIDIDGKITRFMSIPRDTRVQLPRKGWDKIAHAYAYGGVDLLRETVVNYLGLPINYYILVNYDTFPAIVNLIGGVEMDVATNMVYNDYSGKLFINIKKGRQLLDGKNALHYVRFRHDAQGDIGRVKRQQDFVKAVLEKLQSPSMIPKIPELAAKVIEMINSDMTPAQGLQLASYMVSMPSENFHFFTLPGKAAYISNLSYWVGDTMAASKLLTDILEEHDDPEPGEGEEGILADTDKVDIEAMVSSISTPVAVLNGAGTAGLGKTVATALQKIGIDVQHIGNARHFDYRSTSIHLPSNPAEEVVDTGKTLATLLGISSALVSRTPNVTHATIVIGKDNSTVLGRLEKLASRK is encoded by the coding sequence ATGAAGATACTACGAATCGCCGCGATCGTACTCGTGATCATCGGGTCCGCACTTGCCGGAGCGGCGTTCAAGGTCAAAACGTTCGTCGAGCCGAAGCCTCAGACAATAAAGGAATCGATCTCCTTCGCCGAGGAGTCAGGAACGATAAACATTCTGCTCATCGGAATCGACGAGGTAGACGGAGGAAGACGAGCCGACGCCATCGCCTTCACCACAATCGACATAGATGGAAAGATCACGCGCTTCATGTCAATACCCCGCGACACACGAGTGCAGCTTCCCAGGAAGGGCTGGGACAAGATTGCGCATGCATACGCTTACGGAGGGGTGGACCTCCTTCGTGAAACGGTCGTCAACTACCTGGGTCTGCCGATAAATTACTACATCCTGGTAAACTACGACACCTTTCCGGCCATAGTGAACCTGATAGGCGGAGTAGAGATGGACGTGGCCACCAACATGGTCTACAACGACTATTCTGGAAAATTATTTATCAATATAAAAAAAGGGCGACAGCTGCTTGACGGGAAGAACGCCCTTCATTACGTTCGATTCAGACATGACGCGCAGGGAGACATTGGGCGAGTGAAGCGTCAGCAGGATTTCGTAAAAGCCGTGCTGGAGAAGCTGCAAAGCCCGTCTATGATTCCCAAGATTCCTGAGCTTGCCGCCAAGGTGATAGAGATGATCAACTCCGACATGACCCCCGCGCAAGGCCTTCAGCTCGCATCCTACATGGTATCGATGCCCAGTGAAAATTTTCACTTTTTTACTCTGCCGGGAAAAGCGGCATACATATCCAACCTTAGCTACTGGGTGGGGGACACGATGGCGGCGTCCAAACTCCTGACGGACATCCTCGAGGAGCATGACGATCCCGAGCCCGGCGAGGGAGAGGAGGGCATCCTGGCCGATACGGACAAGGTCGACATCGAGGCGATGGTCTCATCCATAAGCACTCCGGTCGCCGTACTTAACGGGGCCGGGACGGCAGGTCTCGGGAAGACCGTGGCCACGGCGTTGCAGAAGATAGGCATCGACGTGCAACACATCGGCAACGCGCGCCACTTCGACTATCGCTCGACCTCGATACATCTGCCCTCGAACCCGGCGGAAGAGGTGGTGGATACGGGCAAAACCCTGGCGACCCTGCTGGGCATAAGCTCCGCCCTTGTCTCCCGGACGCCGAATGTCACTCATGCCACTATTGTGATCGGCAAGGACAACTCTACGGTTTTAGGTCGTCTTGAGAAGCTTGCCAGCCGGAAATAG
- the rsfS gene encoding ribosome silencing factor, with product MNNQETGLKKFEFLYEALADKRGFDIVALDLGNTSAVSDIFVLVTANSDLHMDTLRDTALETLRLHGYSTKTEGNDSARWRLIDADELAVHIFNKSGRSFYNLEKIWGDADTYRYEYQD from the coding sequence TTGAATAACCAGGAAACCGGGTTGAAGAAGTTCGAGTTTCTTTACGAGGCGCTCGCTGACAAAAGAGGATTTGATATCGTGGCACTGGACTTGGGGAACACCTCCGCGGTCTCCGACATATTCGTCCTCGTCACGGCCAACTCCGACCTGCACATGGACACTCTGAGAGACACCGCGCTCGAGACCCTTCGCCTTCACGGCTACAGCACGAAAACCGAGGGAAATGACAGCGCAAGGTGGAGGCTGATCGACGCTGACGAACTGGCAGTGCATATCTTCAACAAGAGCGGGAGAAGCTTCTACAACCTTGAGAAGATCTGGGGAGACGCTGATACCTACCGTTACGAGTACCAGGACTGA
- a CDS encoding triose-phosphate isomerase has product MEKKIYLYGNWKMNHLPADAEDFCKEILSGAKGPLYGEKRIEIGIFPPFISIAPVVASLAGGELFRAGAQDGWPEEKGAFTGAVSMDMILAIGCTHILVGHSERRSIFGETDDAVALKLKYALNCGLVPVLCFGETLEQREAGRTFDVIKHQLSEAFKDILPEEVAGEGGAPAMLLAYEPVWAIGTGRNAEPGDAQEACAFSREVFKERFGGTSNCPVLYGGSVKETNSAELLSQPDIDGALVGGASLKVGPFLAIYENYRKKADSEA; this is encoded by the coding sequence ATGGAGAAAAAGATCTACCTCTACGGAAATTGGAAGATGAACCACCTGCCTGCCGATGCAGAGGACTTCTGCAAGGAGATTCTGTCCGGCGCAAAGGGCCCCCTTTACGGGGAGAAAAGGATTGAAATAGGCATATTCCCGCCCTTCATATCCATAGCGCCGGTGGTCGCTTCCCTTGCGGGAGGGGAACTCTTCAGGGCGGGCGCGCAGGATGGATGGCCCGAGGAAAAGGGAGCGTTCACCGGGGCCGTGTCGATGGACATGATACTGGCTATCGGCTGTACTCACATACTGGTAGGACACAGCGAGCGCAGGAGCATATTCGGAGAGACGGATGATGCCGTGGCTCTCAAGCTGAAATACGCCCTGAATTGCGGACTCGTCCCCGTCCTATGCTTCGGAGAGACGCTCGAACAGAGAGAGGCGGGGCGGACCTTCGACGTGATAAAGCACCAGCTGAGCGAGGCCTTCAAGGACATACTCCCAGAGGAGGTCGCGGGCGAAGGAGGAGCCCCCGCCATGCTGCTGGCCTACGAGCCGGTATGGGCCATAGGGACAGGGCGCAACGCCGAGCCCGGGGACGCACAGGAGGCCTGCGCCTTTTCAAGGGAGGTTTTCAAGGAAAGATTCGGAGGGACGTCGAACTGCCCGGTGCTTTACGGAGGCAGCGTCAAGGAGACGAACTCCGCGGAGCTGCTTTCTCAGCCCGACATAGACGGAGCGCTAGTGGGAGGAGCCTCCCTGAAAGTGGGGCCGTTCTTGGCCATATACGAGAACTACAGAAAGAAGGCCGATTCAGAGGCATAA
- a CDS encoding phosphoglycerate kinase yields the protein MKLRSFTKDDISGKKVLVRVDFNVPLKDGSVADSTRILAHKETVSDLLKGGARVALCSHLGRPKGKRVPEMSLSLAREETERVYEVPVKFCDDCIGPSVTASLDGLGQGELLLLENLRFYKEEQENDVDFARKLAEPFEVFVMDAFSASHRADASTSAIMGILPSFSGSLLQREVEMLSAVSHDPKRPFVLILGGAKVSDKIGVIENLMDKANSILIGGGMAFTFIKAMGGSIGNSLLEEDRMDFAREMLERAKSLGADIILPVDVLAGTSPDAERTEGPTPADEIPDGLMGLDIGPRTVSLFNEKIASASTILWNGPMGVFENPLFSAGTEGVAREVVKRTSGGGVSIVGGGDTAAAARKLGFKDGVSHVSTGGGASLEFCEGKSLPGIAPLVVD from the coding sequence ATGAAACTGAGAAGCTTTACAAAGGACGATATCAGCGGCAAGAAAGTCCTTGTACGAGTTGATTTCAACGTTCCCCTGAAGGACGGTTCGGTCGCCGATTCAACACGCATCCTGGCGCATAAGGAGACAGTGTCTGACCTTTTGAAGGGGGGAGCAAGAGTGGCCCTCTGTTCCCATCTTGGCCGTCCCAAGGGGAAGAGGGTCCCCGAGATGTCCCTCTCGCTTGCAAGAGAGGAGACGGAGAGAGTGTACGAGGTCCCGGTGAAGTTCTGCGACGACTGCATAGGCCCCTCCGTGACCGCTTCCCTTGACGGCCTTGGACAGGGCGAGCTGCTTCTGCTGGAGAACCTTCGCTTCTACAAGGAGGAGCAGGAGAACGACGTGGACTTCGCCAGGAAACTGGCCGAGCCCTTCGAAGTCTTCGTCATGGACGCGTTCAGCGCCTCTCACAGGGCCGACGCCTCGACAAGCGCGATAATGGGGATACTGCCCTCATTCTCCGGCTCTCTTCTTCAAAGGGAGGTCGAGATGCTGTCGGCGGTGAGCCACGATCCGAAGCGACCCTTCGTCCTCATCCTGGGTGGGGCAAAGGTGTCGGACAAGATCGGAGTCATAGAGAACCTGATGGACAAGGCGAACTCGATCCTGATAGGCGGGGGGATGGCCTTCACCTTTATAAAGGCCATGGGAGGCTCGATAGGAAACTCCCTGCTGGAGGAGGATAGGATGGACTTCGCTCGCGAAATGCTTGAAAGGGCCAAGTCCCTCGGAGCCGACATAATTCTGCCTGTGGACGTCTTGGCGGGCACCTCCCCGGATGCCGAGCGGACGGAGGGGCCGACGCCGGCCGACGAGATCCCCGACGGCCTGATGGGGCTCGACATCGGACCGCGGACGGTCTCCCTCTTCAACGAGAAGATAGCCTCTGCCAGCACGATACTCTGGAACGGGCCCATGGGCGTCTTCGAGAACCCGCTTTTCTCCGCCGGTACCGAAGGAGTAGCCCGGGAGGTCGTGAAGCGCACCTCCGGCGGAGGAGTGTCGATAGTGGGCGGAGGGGACACGGCCGCCGCCGCCAGGAAGCTCGGCTTCAAGGATGGAGTGTCGCATGTCTCCACGGGGGGCGGGGCCAGCCTCGAGTTCTGCGAGGGCAAGAGCCTTCCGGGGATTGCACCTCTAGTGGTCGATTAG